One Entomomonas asaccharolytica DNA segment encodes these proteins:
- the yjgA gene encoding ribosome biogenesis factor YjgA — MSDTFDDALYEEKSKSQVKREMHALVDLGRKLTTLKQDQLALLPLTDMLRKALADAPKHKSNIANKRHMQYVGKLLRDQDIDYIQSFLEQIDSSSREYNERFHALEQWRDRLATEGDAALAEFVDQYPEADRQHLRQLIRQAQQEAAKEKPPAAARKIFKYIRELDEIQRGLR; from the coding sequence ATGTCTGATACTTTTGATGATGCCCTTTACGAAGAAAAGAGCAAATCCCAAGTAAAACGTGAAATGCATGCCTTAGTCGATTTAGGCAGAAAGCTAACCACCCTTAAACAAGATCAATTAGCTTTATTACCCTTAACCGATATGCTTCGCAAAGCTTTGGCGGATGCACCTAAACACAAATCCAATATTGCTAATAAACGTCATATGCAATATGTTGGTAAATTGTTACGTGACCAAGATATCGACTATATTCAATCTTTTCTTGAACAGATCGATAGCTCAAGCCGTGAATACAATGAACGCTTCCACGCTCTTGAGCAATGGCGAGATCGTTTAGCCACTGAAGGTGATGCTGCTTTAGCTGAATTTGTTGATCAATACCCAGAAGCAGATCGCCAACACTTACGACAACTTATCCGCCAAGCCCAACAAGAAGCAGCAAAAGAAAAACCTCCTGCGGCTGCTCGTAAAATCTTTAAATATATCCGTGAACTGGACGAAATCCAGCGCGGTTTGCGATAG
- a CDS encoding autotransporter outer membrane beta-barrel domain-containing protein, translated as MKLRTLCIVINGLIFSTGSYGTNYTSNTILPNNHSDTTINISNGAEVKVAGGGSVNIINTDVSGSGAADTILIDNGSIDLGAFSLIGANITATTPNSSGTNFLGRTVGIYVRSDSGTQTNSKVTAEELTIQMDASNNNSSQTATVYGIYSDRNYNGSTIEYNLLGTTYITIDNVNNFSDPSKDSGQLNGIGLTNSTTGTIDFLADYLTIIINDNHKAGNYVGMKFKNDTSAITSSLHAEYDMAQIEINAEQIVNGLGVFVRNAEVESLSSTQIAFNSEGDIATTVNTLLSDDPGVHGIKVNETGSFTGSYIDVSFRANNGNIGDGADSIVNGINVNKNSKLTSDDLKINFYAQQSISSAIGINVDSGSELNNTTLIDIIMNAEDDIVAKAINVDKGSLTGTDINIQIESDSSNSNAFGKGVTGIAIANGGKVSSDGSTFITLTQQTNNNSMVGVDIAGTDSTFISKDGNYAMMLIELNGTVNTDEVVGINVSATSSSSNIKNLYLDLFYLTIKSSGTDATGALIRTTDGVSDIKVDSLELSSSSNNDVLAIDARGGTLAISTSLSSTVIGDMKVANNGTVVDFTSSGNTYITSNITASNGGEINLDLQNGQLTGSASNSSGTGNIGLTLSNNMIWDMLASSQVTDLDLSDSTIKFLAPLYSTLITNSLKSTNGSGSFDMHVDMGAETGDKIIIGNSSAPLTQGFSDGAYSLVITNDGSAATSGNELYDIVEDYSPSASANAIFTSNTVEQGGFQYGLRTTVNNLGAKVHQLYGLNRKSSSAEAAISFLNTNYLLSYIDLQTLFQRMGELRSNQGQEGNFWIRSYAGKLNSFSTNHGLRGFHMNYSGLQLGIDKLITGNNGDTYFGLMAGYTDADPRYRNNGSGGVRGINFGIYGTHIADNGFYIDAVAKYQRMKNNFSVKDSLGDSVKGKSKSDGYSLSLEAGKRFNIDQSAFYLEPQAQVVYSHQQGDKVNASNGLQVKLGSYDSLIGSTKLALGYNLVKGDSPIDLHVKSGYVREFNGNTSYHLNTYKEDYKFRGGWIETSVGVSAQLNKQHNIYGEVSYANGSRFDKRQVNLGYRFQF; from the coding sequence ATGAAGTTAAGAACTCTATGTATCGTTATTAATGGCTTGATTTTTTCCACAGGAAGTTATGGAACGAATTATACATCAAACACAATACTACCAAATAACCACAGCGATACAACAATAAATATTTCTAATGGCGCTGAAGTTAAAGTTGCAGGCGGTGGAAGTGTTAATATTATTAATACAGATGTTAGTGGGTCAGGCGCGGCAGATACTATTTTAATTGATAATGGCAGTATTGATTTAGGTGCATTTTCTTTGATTGGTGCTAATATTACTGCGACTACGCCAAATAGTAGTGGTACTAACTTTTTGGGTAGAACAGTGGGTATCTATGTTCGTTCAGACAGTGGTACACAAACAAATAGCAAAGTAACTGCAGAAGAATTAACTATCCAAATGGATGCTTCAAATAATAATAGCAGTCAAACAGCTACAGTTTACGGAATTTATAGTGATAGAAATTATAATGGTAGCACCATAGAATATAATCTACTAGGTACTACATACATAACTATTGATAATGTTAATAATTTTTCTGATCCTTCTAAGGATTCTGGTCAATTAAATGGAATCGGTTTAACTAATAGTACCACTGGTACAATAGACTTTTTAGCAGATTATTTAACAATTATTATTAATGATAATCATAAAGCTGGTAATTATGTTGGCATGAAGTTTAAAAATGATACTTCTGCTATAACATCAAGTCTACATGCTGAATATGATATGGCGCAGATTGAAATTAATGCTGAGCAGATTGTTAATGGATTAGGTGTCTTTGTTAGAAATGCAGAAGTAGAAAGTTTATCCAGTACCCAAATTGCTTTTAACTCTGAAGGAGATATTGCAACAACTGTTAACACTTTATTAAGTGATGATCCAGGAGTACATGGTATCAAAGTGAATGAAACAGGGAGTTTTACTGGAAGCTATATAGATGTAAGTTTTAGGGCCAACAATGGCAATATAGGCGATGGTGCAGATAGTATAGTTAATGGCATCAATGTTAATAAGAATTCAAAATTAACTAGTGATGATTTAAAGATCAATTTTTATGCACAACAGTCAATTTCTTCTGCTATTGGTATTAATGTAGACTCAGGATCTGAGTTAAACAATACTACACTTATAGATATAATAATGAATGCGGAGGATGATATTGTTGCTAAAGCCATTAATGTAGATAAAGGATCATTAACGGGTACAGATATTAATATTCAAATAGAAAGTGATAGCAGCAATAGTAATGCTTTTGGTAAAGGGGTAACAGGAATTGCTATAGCTAATGGGGGGAAAGTATCATCAGATGGATCTACATTTATTACTTTAACACAACAAACTAATAATAATTCTATGGTAGGTGTTGATATTGCAGGGACTGATAGTACATTTATTAGTAAAGATGGCAACTACGCTATGATGCTTATTGAGTTGAATGGTACAGTAAATACGGATGAAGTGGTGGGTATTAATGTATCAGCTACTTCTTCTTCATCGAATATTAAGAATCTTTATTTAGATTTATTTTATTTAACGATTAAGTCATCAGGTACAGATGCAACAGGTGCTTTGATTAGAACCACAGATGGGGTATCGGACATTAAAGTAGATAGTTTGGAGCTTTCTTCTTCAAGTAATAATGATGTGTTGGCTATTGATGCTAGGGGCGGCACGTTGGCCATTAGTACGTCATTGTCTAGTACAGTGATAGGTGATATGAAAGTTGCTAATAATGGCACTGTGGTTGATTTTACTTCAAGCGGTAATACTTATATTACAAGTAATATTACAGCATCTAATGGTGGTGAAATTAACTTAGACTTACAAAATGGTCAACTAACAGGTAGTGCTTCAAATAGCTCTGGTACAGGCAATATTGGATTAACCTTATCTAATAATATGATTTGGGATATGCTAGCAAGTTCTCAAGTGACAGATTTAGATTTATCGGATAGTACAATTAAATTTTTGGCACCTTTATATAGCACACTGATCACTAACTCACTTAAATCAACCAATGGCAGCGGCAGTTTTGATATGCATGTTGATATGGGAGCAGAAACTGGTGATAAGATCATTATAGGTAATTCAAGCGCGCCTCTTACACAAGGTTTTTCAGATGGTGCATATTCATTAGTAATAACAAATGATGGTTCAGCGGCAACTAGTGGTAATGAGCTTTATGATATAGTCGAAGATTACAGCCCATCAGCCAGTGCTAATGCAATTTTTACTTCTAATACTGTTGAGCAGGGCGGTTTTCAGTATGGTTTACGTACTACAGTAAATAACCTAGGTGCTAAAGTCCATCAATTGTACGGTTTAAATAGAAAATCTAGTTCAGCAGAAGCGGCTATTAGCTTCTTAAATACTAACTATTTATTATCTTATATTGACTTACAAACATTATTTCAGCGTATGGGAGAGCTAAGAAGTAATCAAGGTCAAGAGGGTAACTTTTGGATAAGGAGTTATGCAGGTAAGCTAAATTCGTTTTCTACAAACCATGGACTACGTGGTTTTCATATGAACTATTCAGGGCTACAATTAGGTATTGATAAACTGATTACGGGTAATAATGGTGATACATACTTTGGTTTAATGGCTGGTTATACTGATGCGGATCCACGCTATAGAAATAATGGTTCGGGCGGTGTTAGGGGAATAAATTTTGGTATCTACGGTACACATATTGCTGATAACGGCTTCTATATAGATGCTGTTGCTAAATATCAACGTATGAAAAATAATTTCTCTGTAAAAGATAGTCTAGGAGATAGTGTTAAAGGTAAAAGTAAGAGTGATGGTTACAGCCTTTCTTTAGAAGCAGGTAAGCGCTTTAATATTGACCAGTCAGCTTTTTACTTAGAGCCTCAAGCACAAGTTGTGTATAGCCATCAACAGGGCGATAAAGTTAATGCGAGTAATGGTTTGCAAGTTAAATTGGGCAGTTATGATTCATTAATTGGAAGTACAAAGTTAGCACTTGGTTATAATCTTGTAAAAGGAGATAGCCCAATTGATCTACATGTAAAAAGTGGTTATGTTAGAGAGTTTAATGGTAATACATCCTACCATTTAAATACTTATAAAGAAGATTATAAATTTAGAGGTGGTTGGATTGAAACCAGTGTAGGTGTATCAGCACAGCTAAATAAGCAACATAATATTTATGGTGAAGTTAGTTATGCTAATGGAAGCCGTTTTGATAAGCGCCAAGTTAATTTAGGGTATCGTTTCCAATTCTAA
- the pmbA gene encoding metalloprotease PmbA gives MNSENGVGPATVPVLEKQVEQILAEAKKQGATACEVSVSTSQSLAVTVRQKEVETLEFNRDQGFGITLYVGQRKASASTTATDTKAIQDTVAAALEIAKHTSEDDCAGLAEPELMAKDLPDLELFYPWDITPEQAIDTLLECEAVAFSTDKRISNADGTSLNTWNGCRVYGNSNGFIGGYASTNHSISCVMIAEENGQMQRDYWYDVKLAGEQLESAVAIGNKAAQRTVERLGARTIATCEVPVIFAAEVASGLFGHLLGAISGGNIYRKTSFLEGAIGKQLFPDWLSITEKPRLKAALNSTSFDGDGLATYDKVIIDKGQLMTYLLSVYSGRKLGLPSTANAGGCHNLFVSHSENNLAALLKKMGKGLLITELMGSGINMVTGDYSRGAAGFWVENGEIHFPVQEVTVAGNLKDIFANIVTIGNDIDPRRNIKTGSVLIEKMAVAGS, from the coding sequence ATGAATAGTGAAAATGGTGTAGGGCCAGCCACTGTACCTGTTTTAGAAAAACAGGTAGAGCAAATTTTAGCGGAAGCTAAAAAACAAGGCGCCACAGCCTGTGAAGTATCGGTTTCTACCAGTCAAAGTTTAGCTGTTACTGTTCGTCAAAAAGAAGTGGAAACGCTTGAGTTTAATAGAGATCAAGGTTTTGGTATTACCTTATATGTAGGGCAAAGAAAAGCCTCAGCAAGTACTACTGCTACCGATACGAAAGCGATTCAAGATACCGTTGCTGCAGCTTTAGAAATTGCCAAGCATACTTCAGAAGATGACTGTGCAGGACTTGCAGAGCCTGAATTAATGGCAAAAGACTTACCTGATTTAGAGCTTTTTTATCCTTGGGATATTACACCTGAGCAAGCCATTGATACATTACTTGAATGTGAGGCAGTGGCATTTTCTACTGATAAACGTATTAGCAATGCTGATGGTACTTCGTTAAATACATGGAATGGCTGTAGAGTATATGGTAATAGCAATGGTTTTATAGGTGGGTATGCCTCTACTAATCATAGTATCAGCTGTGTCATGATTGCTGAAGAAAATGGCCAAATGCAAAGGGACTATTGGTATGATGTTAAATTAGCAGGTGAGCAACTAGAGTCTGCTGTTGCTATAGGTAACAAAGCGGCCCAACGTACAGTGGAACGATTAGGAGCGCGTACCATAGCCACCTGTGAAGTACCTGTTATTTTTGCAGCCGAAGTGGCATCTGGGCTATTTGGTCATTTATTAGGCGCTATTTCTGGTGGTAATATTTATCGTAAAACTTCTTTCTTAGAAGGTGCAATAGGCAAACAATTATTTCCTGATTGGCTATCTATTACAGAAAAGCCGCGTTTAAAAGCAGCTTTAAATAGCACTAGTTTTGATGGAGATGGTTTGGCTACTTATGACAAGGTGATAATTGATAAAGGTCAATTAATGACTTATTTATTGAGCGTTTATTCAGGTCGTAAATTAGGACTACCGAGTACAGCAAATGCAGGTGGTTGCCATAATTTATTTGTTTCTCATAGTGAAAATAATTTAGCAGCATTACTGAAAAAAATGGGTAAAGGACTGTTAATAACAGAGCTAATGGGCAGTGGTATTAATATGGTAACAGGCGATTATTCTCGAGGTGCAGCTGGCTTTTGGGTGGAAAATGGTGAGATTCATTTCCCTGTACAAGAAGTGACAGTGGCAGGAAACCTAAAAGATATTTTTGCCAATATAGTAACGATAGGCAATGATATAGATCCACGACGTAACATTAAAACAGGTTCTGTATTAATAGAAAAAATGGCTGTAGCAGGCAGTTAA
- the creC gene encoding two-component system sensor histidine kinase CreC produces the protein MALAKRIFLFYFLFVALCGYFMVNLFSNQIYPSIRQTTEETLVDTANLLAEIVSDDLQQGKINQYYLQHRLAAYQKRDPNASIWGIAKNSVAMRIYITNDKGIVLFDSTGKDVGKNYSRWRDVYLTLNGSYGARTTQENPEDEKSTIMYVAAPIKYENKIIGVLTVGKPNITVTPYINKAESRLIFFGVILLIASLAVGALLSWWLGASLHRFTRYANAISKGERVKAPQFYGGELTQLAKALDKMRGELDGKNYVERYVHTLTHELKSPLAAIRGATELLQQDMPIEKRNLFLKNIDNESERLQRLADRLLNLSMVEQRQTLEEISTIPILPLIQKLLTSKSSRIAQQQLNVEVNIDDQLTIQGEIFLLEQAFSNLLDNALDFITDQGLLKIDSKIIDQQLIINFYNKGTSIPDYALNRLCERFYSLARPKTGRKSTGLGLNFVQEVVLLHKGQLSITNYKEGVLVSLSFPIAIAV, from the coding sequence ATGGCCTTAGCAAAACGCATTTTTCTATTCTATTTCTTATTTGTCGCGCTCTGCGGCTACTTTATGGTGAATTTATTTTCTAACCAGATTTACCCCAGTATTCGCCAAACCACTGAAGAAACCCTAGTGGATACAGCTAACTTATTAGCAGAAATTGTTAGTGATGATTTGCAACAGGGTAAGATTAATCAATACTATCTTCAGCACCGCTTAGCCGCTTATCAAAAACGTGATCCTAACGCCTCTATTTGGGGTATAGCCAAAAACTCAGTGGCGATGCGTATTTATATTACTAATGATAAAGGTATTGTGTTATTTGACTCGACAGGTAAAGATGTTGGTAAAAACTATTCACGCTGGCGTGATGTTTATTTAACCCTAAATGGCTCTTATGGCGCACGAACCACCCAAGAAAATCCTGAAGATGAAAAATCAACAATTATGTATGTTGCTGCGCCTATTAAGTATGAGAATAAAATCATTGGTGTACTCACGGTAGGCAAACCAAATATCACGGTTACACCTTATATCAATAAAGCTGAGTCAAGATTGATATTTTTTGGTGTTATCTTACTTATCGCCAGTTTAGCAGTAGGCGCTCTATTATCATGGTGGCTTGGTGCTTCGCTACATCGTTTTACACGCTATGCAAACGCTATTAGTAAAGGAGAACGAGTTAAAGCACCCCAATTTTATGGTGGCGAATTAACCCAATTAGCTAAAGCATTAGATAAAATGCGTGGCGAACTGGATGGTAAAAACTATGTAGAACGCTATGTACACACCCTTACCCATGAATTAAAAAGTCCGTTAGCGGCTATTCGTGGAGCTACAGAGTTATTACAACAAGATATGCCAATTGAAAAAAGAAATCTCTTTCTAAAAAATATTGATAATGAAAGCGAACGTTTACAAAGGTTAGCCGACCGTTTACTGAATCTAAGTATGGTTGAACAACGTCAAACATTAGAAGAAATTAGCACTATCCCAATCCTACCCCTGATTCAAAAATTACTCACCAGCAAGTCTTCACGCATTGCTCAACAACAGCTTAATGTAGAAGTAAATATTGATGATCAATTAACTATTCAAGGGGAAATATTTTTATTAGAGCAAGCTTTTTCTAATCTATTAGATAATGCATTAGACTTTATTACTGATCAAGGGCTGTTAAAGATTGATAGTAAGATAATAGACCAACAACTTATCATTAATTTTTATAATAAAGGTACAAGTATTCCAGACTATGCCCTAAATCGTCTCTGCGAACGTTTCTATTCGTTAGCTAGGCCAAAAACAGGGCGTAAAAGCACCGGCTTAGGATTAAACTTTGTTCAAGAAGTGGTACTTTTACATAAAGGGCAGCTTTCTATTACAAACTATAAAGAGGGTGTATTAGTTAGCTTATCTTTCCCTATAGCTATTGCTGTATAA
- the creB gene encoding two-component system response regulator CreB, with protein sequence MPHILIIEDEAAIADTLLYALQSEGFECTWLTLGNKALEQQQQAPADLWILDVGLPDINGFEVCRQLRRFSEVPVIFLTARDTEIDRVVGLEIGADDYVVKPFSPREIAARVRAILKRTANTSQKTSISTTEDKLFSVDESSYTIYLQQQPINLTRHEFHLLRYLLAQPKRVFSREQLLDALGIAVDAGYERNIDSHIKTLRAKIREIDSNLDVIRTHRGFGYSYDPS encoded by the coding sequence ATGCCTCATATCTTAATCATAGAAGATGAAGCAGCAATCGCTGATACATTACTATACGCTTTACAAAGTGAGGGCTTTGAATGCACATGGCTAACACTCGGCAATAAAGCACTAGAGCAACAACAGCAAGCCCCTGCTGATTTATGGATATTAGATGTTGGATTACCAGATATTAATGGCTTTGAAGTTTGTCGCCAATTACGTCGTTTCTCAGAAGTACCTGTTATTTTTTTAACAGCTAGAGACACCGAGATTGATCGCGTGGTTGGTTTGGAAATTGGGGCTGATGATTATGTGGTTAAACCATTTAGTCCACGGGAAATAGCTGCAAGGGTGCGTGCTATTTTAAAAAGAACAGCTAACACCTCTCAAAAAACAAGCATCTCTACAACAGAGGATAAATTATTTTCTGTGGATGAAAGCAGTTATACCATTTATTTACAGCAACAACCCATCAATTTAACTCGTCATGAATTTCATTTATTACGCTATCTACTTGCTCAACCTAAGCGTGTTTTTAGTAGAGAGCAACTGTTAGACGCATTAGGTATTGCTGTTGATGCGGGCTATGAACGCAATATTGATAGCCATATTAAAACACTGAGAGCCAAAATAAGGGAAATAGACAGTAATTTAGATGTTATTCGTACTCATCGTGGCTTTGGCTACAGCTATGACCCTAGCTAA
- the tldD gene encoding metalloprotease TldD — protein MSNLLSAVSQQLLIPNGLDIETLPSILSVAVGKGIDTADLYFQHAIIESWALEDGIVKQGTFNVDQGVGIRSLAMEKTGFAFSNTLTKEALIQAATAAKSIANKGQSGRVQTFAKVAPDSLYIAENPLLAVAREEKVELLKRIDQSIRALDSRIQQVTISLTGVWEHILVASSDGDLAADIRPLVRFNVGVVVEQNGRRESASHGGGGRRDYSYFLTKDRAMNIAKEALRQALVNLEAVPAPAGTLPVVLGSGWSGVLLHEAVGHGLEGDFNRKGSSAYSGRIGEKVASSLCTIVDDGTLTHRRGSLTVDDEGTPTECTTLIENGILKGYIHDKLNARLMKQKPTGNGRRESYAYLPMPRMTNTYMLAGESDPEEIIQSVKQGIYCASLGGGQVDITSGKFVFSTSEAYLIENGKLTSPIKGAMLIGNGPEVMNQVSMVGNDLALDSGVGTCGKDGQSVPVGVGQPTLKIEAITVGGTGM, from the coding sequence ATGAGTAATCTTTTATCGGCAGTGAGTCAACAGTTATTAATACCTAATGGATTAGATATTGAGACCTTGCCAAGTATTTTATCAGTAGCAGTCGGTAAAGGTATTGATACAGCCGATCTTTATTTTCAACATGCCATTATCGAGAGTTGGGCATTGGAAGATGGCATTGTTAAGCAGGGTACTTTTAATGTCGATCAAGGTGTTGGCATTCGTTCGCTAGCAATGGAAAAGACAGGGTTTGCTTTTAGTAATACATTAACCAAAGAGGCTTTAATACAGGCCGCCACAGCCGCTAAATCTATTGCTAACAAAGGCCAAAGTGGCCGTGTACAAACTTTTGCAAAAGTTGCCCCTGATTCGCTTTATATTGCTGAGAACCCATTGCTAGCAGTGGCAAGAGAGGAAAAAGTAGAGCTGTTAAAGCGCATTGATCAATCTATAAGAGCCTTGGACTCACGTATACAGCAAGTGACAATCAGTTTAACAGGCGTTTGGGAGCATATTTTAGTAGCTTCTTCTGATGGAGATTTGGCGGCTGATATACGCCCCTTAGTGCGCTTTAATGTCGGCGTGGTGGTTGAGCAAAATGGTCGTAGAGAGAGTGCTAGCCATGGTGGTGGTGGGCGCAGAGATTACAGTTACTTTTTAACCAAAGATCGTGCTATGAACATTGCTAAAGAGGCATTACGGCAAGCGTTAGTTAATTTAGAAGCAGTGCCAGCACCTGCGGGAACATTACCTGTGGTGTTAGGTTCGGGCTGGTCTGGTGTATTGCTTCATGAGGCGGTGGGGCATGGTTTAGAGGGTGACTTTAACCGTAAAGGTAGCTCTGCTTATAGTGGTCGTATCGGTGAGAAAGTCGCTTCTTCTCTGTGTACCATTGTGGATGATGGTACGTTGACTCATCGACGTGGTTCTTTAACCGTAGATGATGAAGGTACGCCTACAGAATGTACAACTTTAATTGAGAATGGCATTTTAAAAGGTTACATCCACGATAAATTAAATGCGCGGTTGATGAAGCAAAAGCCTACGGGTAATGGTCGTAGAGAATCTTATGCTTATTTGCCAATGCCACGTATGACAAATACTTATATGTTAGCGGGTGAAAGTGATCCTGAAGAGATCATTCAATCGGTTAAACAGGGTATTTATTGTGCAAGTTTGGGTGGAGGTCAAGTTGATATTACCAGTGGTAAATTTGTATTTTCCACCAGTGAGGCCTATTTAATTGAGAATGGTAAATTAACTTCACCTATTAAAGGTGCTATGTTAATTGGCAATGGTCCAGAGGTAATGAATCAGGTATCTATGGTAGGTAATGACTTAGCTTTAGATAGTGGTGTTGGGACTTGCGGTAAAGATGGACAGTCAGTTCCTGTTGGTGTTGGGCAGCCCACCTTAAAAATTGAAGCTATTACTGTGGGTGGAACAGGTATGTGA
- a CDS encoding DMT family transporter — MSSDKALYQYYASTSLFVLIWGSGAIFSRWGLDHASAFAFLSLRFVLALIALLLFAIVYKRHFLPQAGTALKVTFTGVFIIGGYSICYFLALENNITPGVLATLLGVQPIITLLIIERRFSFVRLAGLILSLTGLVLVVLQSILITQLSFIGIVFTLTALFCACIGAILQKGIKQAPSEILPLQYAVSLMLCLIFVPFKPFHIEWSVSFIIPLLWLGIIISVIAQLIFYQLIQQGNLVNVTSLFYLVPVVTVILDYLFLGNLLPLLSLLGMITILLGLVLVFHSTKK, encoded by the coding sequence ATGAGTTCTGATAAAGCTCTATATCAATATTATGCTTCAACCAGTTTATTTGTCTTAATCTGGGGTAGTGGTGCTATTTTCTCTCGCTGGGGATTAGATCACGCCAGCGCTTTTGCGTTTTTAAGCCTACGTTTTGTGTTAGCATTAATTGCATTATTATTATTTGCTATTGTCTATAAGCGGCATTTTTTACCGCAAGCAGGTACAGCCTTAAAAGTCACTTTTACTGGCGTATTTATTATTGGTGGTTACTCCATTTGCTATTTTTTAGCACTTGAAAATAATATTACCCCTGGCGTGCTAGCCACCCTATTAGGTGTACAGCCTATTATCACCTTGTTAATTATTGAGCGCCGCTTTAGTTTTGTTCGCTTAGCTGGTTTAATACTCTCTCTAACTGGGCTGGTACTGGTAGTTTTACAAAGTATTTTAATCACCCAACTTTCCTTTATAGGTATTGTTTTTACCTTAACTGCCTTATTTTGTGCCTGTATAGGAGCAATTTTACAAAAGGGGATTAAACAAGCACCCAGTGAAATACTCCCTCTACAATATGCTGTTAGTTTAATGTTATGTTTAATTTTCGTACCTTTTAAACCTTTTCATATTGAATGGTCAGTCAGCTTTATAATTCCTTTACTATGGTTAGGAATTATTATTTCAGTTATTGCTCAACTAATATTTTACCAACTTATTCAACAGGGTAATTTGGTAAATGTAACCAGTCTCTTTTATTTAGTACCTGTAGTAACCGTTATTCTAGACTATCTATTTTTAGGTAATTTATTACCATTACTAAGTTTATTAGGAATGATAACTATCTTACTTGGGTTAGTATTAGTTTTTCATAGCACCAAAAAATAG
- the gstA gene encoding glutathione transferase GstA, whose protein sequence is MMKLFYTPGACSLSPHMVLCEAGIHFDLEKVDLAAKKTEHGDDYLKVNPKGQVPALLLDNGNLLTEGAVIVQYIANHASSKHLMPPQDDFKYYEALEWLNYIATELHKGFSPLFNPKFPEDLKQATRKQLEKKLAYLDSQLNHKDFLLGEQINVADFYLYTILTWAKKMNLELASLANLTHFIQTMEERPTVKAALAAEKK, encoded by the coding sequence ATGATGAAACTTTTTTATACTCCAGGCGCATGCTCGTTATCACCTCATATGGTACTTTGTGAAGCAGGAATTCATTTTGATTTAGAAAAAGTAGATCTGGCTGCTAAAAAAACTGAGCATGGCGATGACTATTTAAAAGTTAATCCCAAAGGGCAAGTACCTGCACTTTTATTAGACAACGGCAACTTATTAACGGAAGGGGCTGTTATTGTTCAATATATAGCGAACCATGCTTCCAGTAAGCATTTAATGCCACCACAAGATGATTTTAAATATTATGAAGCACTTGAATGGCTTAATTACATAGCCACAGAATTACACAAAGGCTTCAGCCCATTATTTAATCCTAAATTTCCTGAAGACTTAAAACAGGCTACCCGTAAACAATTAGAAAAGAAATTGGCGTATCTTGATAGTCAATTGAACCACAAAGACTTTTTACTTGGTGAACAAATTAATGTAGCTGATTTTTATTTATACACTATTTTGACATGGGCAAAAAAAATGAATCTAGAATTGGCATCATTAGCTAATTTAACGCATTTTATTCAAACTATGGAAGAGCGTCCTACTGTAAAAGCTGCACTGGCTGCTGAGAAAAAATAG